The following proteins are encoded in a genomic region of Phycodurus eques isolate BA_2022a chromosome 11, UOR_Pequ_1.1, whole genome shotgun sequence:
- the erlin1 gene encoding erlin-1 — MMPHVGAVFAAIAGVTAVLLHSSIHKIEEGHLAVYYRGGALLMSPNGPGYHIMLPFITTYRSVQTTLQTDEIKNVPCGTSGGVMIYFDRIEVVNMLVSSAVVDIVRNYTADYDKTLIFNKIHHELNQFCSVHTLQEVYIELFDIIDENLKTALQKDLNVMAPGLTIQAVRVTKPKIPESIRRNFELMEAEKTRLLITAQTQKVVEKEAETERKKAIIEAEKVAQVAEIQFQQKVMEKETEKRISEIEDAAFVARERAKADAEYYTAAKFAEANQLKLTPKYLELMKYQAIATNSKIYFGQDIPNMFVEGNLGPPKAENSHKAPEQDLRKF; from the exons ATGATGCCGCATGTGGGGGCTGTGTTTGCAGCAATAGCAGGAGTGACGGCTGTCCTGCTCCATTCCTCCATTCACAAAATAGAGGAAGGGCACCTTGCTGTCTACTACAG ggGTGGGGCTTTGCTGATGAGTCCCAATGGTCCTGGATATCATATCATGCTGCCTTTCATTACCACCTACAGATCAGTGCAG ACTACACTTCAGACTGATGAGATCAAGAATGTACCTTGTGGAACAAG TGGCGGGGTGATGATCTATTTTGACAGAATAGAGGTTGTCAACATGCTGGTCTCCTCAGCAG TTGTGGACATAGTGAGGAACTACACGGCCGACTATGACAAAACTCTGATTTTCAACAAGATTCACCACGAATTAAACCAGTTCTGCAGCGTCCACACACTCCAGGAGGTCTACATAGAGCTCTTTG ATATAATTGATGAAAACCTGAAGACTGCTTTACAGAAAGACCTTAACGTGATGGCCCCTGGACTTACCATACAG GCTGTCCGTGTAACTAAGCCAAAGATCCCCGAGTCTATCAGGAGGAACTTTGAACTCAT GGAAGCAGAGAAGACGCGTCTCCTAATTACCGCTCAGACTCAGAAGGTTGTTGAAAAGGAGGCGGAGACTGAGAGGAAGAAAGCCATTAttg aggCTGAAAAGGTTGCTCAGGTAGCTGAGATCCAGTTCCAGCAGAAAGTGATGGAGAAAGAGACAGAGAAAAGGATCTCAGAAATTGAGG ATGCCGCATTTGTGGCCAGGGAAAGGGCCAAGGCAGATGCAGAATACTACACCGCTGCCAAGTTTGCTGAAGCAAACCAG CTGAAGTTAACCCCCAAGTACCTTGAGCTGATGAAGTACCAAGCCATAGCGACTAATAGCAAGATCTACTTCGGCCAGGACATCCCCAACATGTTTGTGGAGGGAAACCTCGGACCGCCAAAAGCCGAAAACAGTCACAAGGCACCTGAGCAAGACTTGCGGAAATTTTAA